The following nucleotide sequence is from Vanrija pseudolonga chromosome 4, complete sequence.
ctcTCTCTCCTCCCCCATTCCCACATTCATAGACCCACCGCTCCTACTAAAATGGCCAACGCTCCCCACGGTGGTAtcctcaaggacctcgtcgcccgcgacgctCCTCAGCACATTGCCCTCGCTGAGGAGGCCCGTGGCCTCAAGGACATTTTCCTCACCGAGGTATGTGGTGGCTTCGGGTTACTCCACAGACCAGCCAACGAACGTGCCGAGCTAACAATTTCCAGCGCCAGCTCTGtgacctcgagctcatcctcaACGGCGGCTTCTCCCCCCTCGAGGGCTTCATGAACGAGCGCGACTACAAGAGGTGAGTTGggcgtgtggcggcggcggcggcggcaccagtCGCCGTTCGCGCCTCGCCGTTATCACCGGCACGCCGAGTTCGTACAAGTTGCCACCTGCTAACACCCCCgtcagcgtcgtcgagaccctccgcctcgcccccaCCAACGGCCACCGCCAGGGCACCCTCTTCCCCATCCCCATCACGCTCGATGTCTCGCAGGAGGACAttgcccgcctcgagctcaaggctggcgcgcgcgtcgccctcCGCGACTTCCGTGACGATGCCGCCCTGGCCATCCTCACCGTCGAGGACATTTACCGCCCCGACAAggctgtcgaggccgagaaggtcctcggcgccgacgacaaggctcACCCGGCTGTCGCGTACCTCCACAACCAGACCAAGGAGTTCtacgtcggcggcaaggtccaGGCTGTCCAGGCGCCTACGCACTACGACTACGTCTCGCTCCGCttcacgcccgccgagctccgcgcccacttcaagaagctcgcctggcgcaaggtcgtcgccTTCCAGACCCGCAACCCCATGCACCGTGCCCACCGTGAGCTGAcggtccgcgccgcccgccagcaCCGCTCCAACGTCCTCATCCACCCTGTTGTTGGCCTCACCAAGCCCGGAGACGTCGACCACTACACCCGTGTCCGCGCCTACCAGGCTCTGATGCCCTCGTACCCCGAGGGTCttgcccacctcgccctcctcccccttgCCATGCGCATGGCTGGTCCCCGTGAGGCCGTGTGGCACGCCATCATCCGCAAGAACTACGGCGCCACCCACTTCATTGTTGGTCGTGACCACGCCGGCCCCGGCAAGAACTCGCAGGGCAAGGACTTCTACGGCCCCTACGACGCCCAGGAGCTCGTCACCCAGtacaaggacgagctcgacatcgACATGGTCCCCTTCCAGGCCATGACCTACCTCCCCGGCTCGGACGAGTACcagcccgtcgacgaggtcccCAAGGGCACCCCCACCGCCGACATCTCGGGCACCGAGCTCCGCAAGCGTCTCCGCACTGGCGCCGCCATCCCCGACTGGTTCTCGTACACTGGTGTCGTCAAGGTCCTCCGCGACTCGTACCCCCCTCGCCCCAAGCAGGGCTTCACCATCCTGCTCACGGGTCTCCACAACTCGGGCAAGGACACGATCGCGCGTGCCCTCCAGGTCACGCTCCAGCAGCACGGTGGCCGCTCGGTTACGCTTCTGCTCGGTGAGCAgatccgcgccgagctctcGCCCGAGCTTGGCTACTCGCCCGACGACAAGCACACCAACTCGGTCCGCATTGGCTTTGTCGCCTCCGAGCtcaccaaggccggcgccgctgtcATCGCTGCCCCCACTGCTGCTTACGAGCGCTCTCGCAAGGCCATCCGTGACGCCGTCACCGGCCCCGGTGGCAacttcttcctcgtccaCGTCGCCACTCCCCTCGAGCACTGCCAGAAGGCCGACCGCCGCGGTCTCTACAAGCGCGCCCGCactggcgagctcgacgactACGAGGCGCCCACCAACGCCGACTTTACGTGCGACCTCCGCACCGACTCGGTCCCCGAGATTGTGCACTCGATCATCATGATCCTCGAGAGCCAGAACCTCATCTAAACAATACACGCGACTCTGCCGCTTAGCTGCCGTCtctgcctcctcctctgtACAACGCTGGAAGGGTGTTTTTGCATTATTAAACCACATTAGTAGAACAATGCCACTTTGTATTATGTTTGATTACAACCACGCGAGCAGAAGCAAGCTTGCTTCAAGCAAGGTTGAGTTTCGGGACTAGTGCCGTGAGGATTGCCGTGTCGGTCGCGGGAGAgcgggacggcgaggcgtcCAAGGATGTGAAGGGTTGGGCCACAACACGAGAGCCACGAGTTGACCGTCATGACAGGGTGGGCCAGGGGTCAGAgccactcacccccgccgctTCCTGAGGGTTCCTGTTTCATGGTGACCCAAACCTGTAAAACAGACCGCGCGAACGTCGTAGTATACGGCACGGGCTGGGCATGCTGGGCAGCGACACCAACAACCGTCTTGTTGCGTTGCCGCGCCCACTACTACAGCAAGCGCACTGCAGCGGCCAaaggacgccgtcgtcgagacaTGCATGAAATGGCCGTGTGGGCAAGGCGGCAACAAGCACTCGTCCCAAGCAGACCAAGACACTGGGCGCGCACGCCCGACAGGACCCCAAGGAtccgcgcggcgctcgttgACAGTTCCAAGGCACTCTGTtgggccgctgctgccagaAGTCTTGCTGCATTGCTTTGCAGCTACCGTGTCCCAAAACAGCCCATTGTCATGGCGACAAggcccgctgctgcgccgctcTCGTTGCCGCTGCAGCCACAGCCGCATCCGCTCCGCCCGGCACCGGCATCGGCGGTGTTGATGTCGACGACCGCCCCAACCtacagcgcctcggccgacCTGCATGAGGTAACGAAGACTGAcaactcgacgacgaggagaaaAGCATAACAACCGTCGGCCGACTGCGCAAATGCTCGAATGCGCGTCGGGCGAGAGGGCAGAgggacgcgtcgtcgtcggtggaATGGAATGCCAGGTGGCTTGATTGCCGTCGGGTTGAGGGCGAcccacagccagccagccagcggctGTTGCTCTTGTCGCCTGCTcgagccgacgagccgagcttgccgcctGCCCCtgcgctgcagcagcagcgggcatGAATGGCCATGAGCTGATTACGCTACGGGTCCGCGCCTCGGGTACTTTACGTGGTGACGCGTGTGAGAACGGGGTATGCCTATACGACGGGAACGTAACAGTCGGCCGACAGAGAGGGAAGGCGACGTGCCTTGCATTCCTTGCAGTTGGGTCAAAAcaacgcgccggcgcgcgcgtacggcgcgcggggcgcggcgcagtaCCTGGGGACGGCCGGGGGCTTGCTCGTCCACCccgcgcccccgcgccgcccgcagccCTCTGCCCGCCTGCGGATCGAATGCCAAGGGCATCCAATCAAGGGGTAAGGGTTGCCGCCTGTCCGTCCACCGTCGGTCGTCTGCCttgcttgccgtcgacgtccgTCTGCTGCAATGCTAtctgacacacacacactgctCGCCTTGcacgcccgctcgcccccaTCTTTCGGGCGCTGCTTCTGGGGCGCTGCAAGACTGACGACACACACTGTGTctgactggctggcttgTTGCCCCCGGCCGGTGCGCGCCATCCTCTGTCGGTCGAGCATCTAGGGTCTTTGTAGAGTGCCCGGTTGACAAGAAGAAGATGGGTGTGCTTGTGCGTGCGTAGTGTGTGTGTACACAGCGTACCTCGCTGTGCCTCGGAACCcaaccctcctcctctcaccccctgcccccccccccccccccttcaCTCGCCCTGTTTGGGTCACTctctggcggtggtggtcacAGACACTGACCTGCCGCTCCAGCCTTATACTTGCGCATGGACATCATCCACTTTTACCCCTCACTTCACTTCTCTTCTCCAGTCACTCCTTTTTAAGAACCCCTTCCTTCTCTTCCTTCGACGACTACCCGCGTTCACCACCGTCGGCGACAAGCTCACCAACCTCCCAACACACGTCTACGACTTTAGTAGCCTGCTCGctggcgacctcgaccaccccCCTTCCCCTTTAGCCACCCTCACCCTCTTCACCACCCCCAAGCGGGGCTTTGACATCACCCCAACAGGGTTGGCTCCTTCCTTTACCTCTTCACCCAAAACCTCGTCTTGGCCACCCGACAACATGCTTAGCTTTGGCGCCGCAGCACTCTCGGCGTTCGTTcttggcgccggcctcgtccaAGCAGACGGCCCCGTTCACACACCCCGCGTTCTCGTCTTCACCGGTACCACGGGATTCCGTCACGACTCGATCCCCACTGCTATCGAGGTGCTTGGACAGAACGCGGATCGCTTTGGCAT
It contains:
- the MET3 gene encoding Sulfate adenylyltransferase, whose translation is MANAPHGGILKDLVARDAPQHIALAEEARGLKDIFLTERQLCDLELILNGGFSPLEGFMNERDYKSVVETLRLAPTNGHRQGTLFPIPITLDVSQEDIARLELKAGARVALRDFRDDAALAILTVEDIYRPDKAVEAEKVLGADDKAHPAVAYLHNQTKEFYVGGKVQAVQAPTHYDYVSLRFTPAELRAHFKKLAWRKVVAFQTRNPMHRAHRELTVRAARQHRSNVLIHPVVGLTKPGDVDHYTRVRAYQALMPSYPEGLAHLALLPLAMRMAGPREAVWHAIIRKNYGATHFIVGRDHAGPGKNSQGKDFYGPYDAQELVTQYKDELDIDMVPFQAMTYLPGSDEYQPVDEVPKGTPTADISGTELRKRLRTGAAIPDWFSYTGVVKVLRDSYPPRPKQGFTILLTGLHNSGKDTIARALQVTLQQHGGRSVTLLLGEQIRAELSPELGYSPDDKHTNSVRIGFVASELTKAGAAVIAAPTAAYERSRKAIRDAVTGPGGNFFLVHVATPLEHCQKADRRGLYKRARTGELDDYEAPTNADFTCDLRTDSVPEIVHSIIMILESQNLI